A genomic stretch from Kribbella amoyensis includes:
- the thiO gene encoding glycine oxidase ThiO, which translates to MVEETTDVVVVGAGLIGLAVAWRLAASGIQVTVCDPTPGTQTSSVAAGMLAPVTEVEYGEDDLLALNLDSVAAWPAFAEELESLTGLPAGLHRTGTLSVAYDVDDAAAIRRLAEYQERLGLDVQVLTGRETRRREPLLAAGVAGGVWVPGDHSVDNRQAVAALLRAVEVTGVRLVRQKVARVLTSGNRALGVELESGDTIRSGQVVAAAGPWTAQLAGVPDELRPPVRPLKGEIVRLRVPEAYRPALQHTVRATAKGFSVYLVPRPGGELVVGATTSELGYDTRVLAGGVFTLLRDARMVLPITDELELVETVAGLRPATPDNAPILGPSGLDGLVWATGHYRNGVLLTPITAQHIAETVLTGSVPKAAGSFLAERFRGSHGGHRADGDASGRPKLAR; encoded by the coding sequence ATGGTCGAGGAAACCACCGATGTCGTCGTGGTCGGCGCCGGGCTGATCGGCCTGGCCGTCGCCTGGCGGCTCGCGGCATCCGGTATCCAGGTGACGGTATGTGACCCGACACCCGGCACCCAGACCTCCTCGGTCGCGGCCGGCATGCTGGCCCCGGTCACCGAGGTCGAGTACGGCGAGGACGACCTGCTCGCGTTGAACCTCGACAGTGTGGCCGCGTGGCCCGCGTTCGCCGAGGAGCTCGAGTCCCTCACCGGGCTCCCCGCCGGCCTGCACCGCACCGGGACGTTGTCGGTCGCGTACGACGTGGACGACGCGGCCGCGATCCGCCGGCTGGCCGAGTACCAGGAGCGGCTGGGCCTGGACGTCCAGGTACTGACCGGCCGGGAGACCCGCAGACGCGAGCCCCTGTTGGCTGCCGGAGTCGCCGGTGGAGTGTGGGTCCCGGGCGACCACTCCGTGGACAACCGCCAAGCCGTTGCCGCACTGCTCCGCGCGGTCGAGGTGACCGGGGTCCGCCTGGTCCGGCAGAAGGTGGCCCGTGTCCTCACCAGCGGCAACAGAGCCCTCGGGGTCGAGCTGGAGAGCGGCGACACGATCAGGTCCGGCCAGGTCGTCGCCGCGGCCGGTCCGTGGACCGCGCAGCTGGCCGGAGTCCCCGACGAGCTTCGGCCGCCGGTCCGGCCGCTCAAGGGCGAGATCGTACGGCTCCGCGTTCCCGAGGCGTACCGGCCCGCGTTGCAGCACACGGTGCGCGCGACCGCGAAGGGGTTCTCGGTGTACCTGGTCCCCCGGCCCGGCGGCGAGCTCGTGGTCGGGGCGACGACGTCCGAGCTCGGGTACGACACCCGGGTGCTCGCCGGTGGGGTGTTCACGTTGCTCCGGGACGCGCGGATGGTGCTGCCGATCACGGACGAGCTGGAGCTGGTCGAGACGGTCGCCGGACTGCGGCCCGCGACGCCGGACAACGCGCCGATCCTCGGTCCGTCCGGCCTGGACGGACTCGTCTGGGCGACTGGGCACTACCGCAACGGCGTCCTGCTCACGCCGATCACCGCGCAGCACATCGCCGAGACCGTGCTGACCGGCTCCGTCCCGAAGGCGGCCGGGTCGTTCCTGGCCGAGCGGTTCCGCGGATCTCACGGTGGGCACCGAGCGGACGGCGACGCGTCCGGCCGACCTAAGCTAGCGAGGTGA
- the thiE gene encoding thiamine phosphate synthase: MTDHTAGPRDRLEAARLYLCTDARERQGDLPQFLDAALAGGVDIVQLRQKEMEAADELAALEVFADACKRHGKLLAVNDRADLAFAAGADVLHLGQRDLPVHAARAIVGPEPVVGRSTHTFSQVNAAVEEVGSDYFCVGPTWATPTKPGRSAAGLELVAYAASRTQPKPWFAIGGIDLGRLDEVVEAGATRVVVVRAITEADDPGAAAAEFVRRLAGAG, encoded by the coding sequence GTGACAGACCACACCGCGGGACCCCGTGACCGACTCGAAGCAGCCCGGCTCTACCTGTGTACCGACGCGCGGGAACGGCAGGGCGACCTGCCGCAGTTCCTCGACGCGGCGCTGGCCGGCGGGGTCGACATCGTCCAGCTCCGGCAGAAGGAGATGGAGGCGGCCGACGAACTGGCCGCGCTGGAGGTGTTCGCCGACGCGTGCAAGCGGCACGGCAAGCTGCTGGCCGTGAACGACCGCGCCGACCTCGCCTTCGCCGCCGGCGCCGACGTCCTGCATCTCGGCCAGCGCGATCTGCCGGTGCACGCGGCCCGGGCGATCGTCGGGCCGGAGCCGGTCGTCGGCCGGTCCACCCACACCTTCAGCCAGGTGAACGCGGCCGTCGAGGAAGTCGGCTCGGACTACTTCTGCGTCGGCCCGACCTGGGCGACCCCGACCAAGCCGGGCCGGTCCGCCGCCGGACTCGAGCTGGTCGCGTACGCCGCCAGCCGGACGCAGCCGAAGCCGTGGTTCGCGATCGGCGGGATCGACCTCGGCCGGCTGGACGAGGTGGTCGAGGCCGGCGCGACCCGGGTGGTCGTGGTCCGCGCGATCACCGAGGCCGACGACCCGGGCGCCGCGGCCGC